A stretch of DNA from Yoonia sp. G8-12:
TGCGCGCATCCGCCATCAGAAGACTAATGGCAGGAATGAGATGATGACGATCGCTGTCAGCAATCCGCGCAGGTGCATCCACCATACGGGTGCGAGGCCGAGGCGCCAGAAATGCCAGTCCAGCAAAAGCAGCCCCAGAAAGCCGACGATCAGGTTCACCGCCGCCGTTGTCGGTCCGCCGCCTGTCATGAAAAACGCCCAAAGCGCGGGGATTACTGACAGGACATAGCTGGCGGTCGCCATCTGGCCTGTGGCTTTGGTGGCAAAGCCCCACAGGACCCCTGACATGAACGAAAGGATAATCGCGCCATAGAAAAGCTGCACGTAAGGGCCGATAAAACGCCCGCCGAGCGTCATCTGTCCCCAG
This window harbors:
- a CDS encoding DUF3429 domain-containing protein, translating into MNMIPRSALLLGLAGLLPFLWGAATVVLPDLAIWGQMTLGGRFIGPYVQLFYGAIILSFMSGVLWGFATKATGQMATASYVLSVIPALWAFFMTGGGPTTAAVNLIVGFLGLLLLDWHFWRLGLAPVWWMHLRGLLTAIVIISFLPLVF